AGCTGAAGTCCTGATTAAAACCAGATGTTGAGTGTACATTCCTCAGCTCTCGTGCCCTGAGAAAAGCAGCTTTCCATATGTATTTCCGCAGTCTGGAACATTAAAAATGCCTCAAAAGGCTATTCATTCAAATACAGTGTTTAGAGAATAACATTACTTAGAAGTAGTTGAAAGAGAGACTTAAATGTCAATGTGGGAATGCATGAAGGATGTAGTTAAAACTTGAAAAGAACTTACTCATGGTGAGCTATGATTAAACAAGCATGGTCATGCTATGCTGTACTACATAATTTACTGTGTAAATGgcaacaaaaatgtttgtttgctaTTACCAAAGTCATGTCTTATTCATGTTTTCAACAGCTTCTAGCAATTCTCCTTATACTTCCTCTACACTAACACTGCTTACATTACAATTCTCAAAAGTTTTCCTACATTAATTTTacactgtttgtgtgtgtgtgttttttttttccagagcaCAACTCAATGATATGGAGAACATTTTCCCCTTTTTATTTCTCGGAGCCGTCTACTCCATGACAGGTCCCTCGTATGCAGTAGCACGACTTCATTTTCTGGTCTTCTTCCTGGGTCGAGTTGTTCACAGCATAGCATACCTGTTGGCACTTAAAGCACCGACGCGTTCATTTGCCTATGTCATCGCTCAGGTGCCTTGTGTTTCCATGGCAATACAGATACTCATGGAAGTAGCCTCATTTGCATAACCCTGTCAAATATTGAGTCTTGTGATTGGTCATGACTTCAGGTTACAACTATGCGGAATGGTGCTTTGATGGACTTACGGCCTCTCAAAGTTTCACTTTAGAATCAGACTTGATTGATGACTGACAATTAATAGCTCTGCTCTTAAATCACAACACTCATTGCTGTCATTTTAGTACTGGACACTAGGGTTTGTATTGATGCAATGTGTATTGTTGTATTACCATTCAAATGAAggttatttaatgttattttctgttttcccCCATGATCATGTTTGCATATACtcatcatatttatatatttgaaacaACAGgccttaaggcccgttcacaccaaggacaataacaataaagatacagttctaaaaatcaatctaaatataaaagaatagcagagtccacaccacaactacagtataatgataacggcgtattgttggaatcactttcagagtgaatttttccagctgatgaatgataaaaacattcaaaagtcaatcagaatccatcctgctttaaagagcatgagcatttaaagcggcagatgaAAACTGCAGCACGATCTCATCCGCTGGTGTGGACGttaatatagttattatagttatgttcttggtgtgaataggCCTTTAATGTCCTTGAATGGACCTCCAGTCTATAGTGCAGCCATTATTTACAAGACTTTAAGTGACCACCATCTTTTTACTTTCATACTGCAAAGTTTTCGCAAGCAATAACTGCTGAGGTCAGTTCAGAGTCCGCGTGACTGTTCCACAATAACTTGTAAAAATTCCTCTGTTATTGAACCATAAGCCCTACAGAGCCCAGGCTTTTCAAATTTATTGTAGCGTTAAACAAACGCTGTTGCACAACCACTGCCCTTTCCTCTTTGCCCGCTGGGCTTTGGGTTTACTGCATTTTGAACACAGCCGGGTGCTTTGCCTGTCCTCAAGAGTGCTGCATACAGCATGCAAAGCTAGTGTTTTAGGTGAACAAGCTTTTATTTTAGGTTAAGGTTTTGGTAACACAGTgcttttattatatatgtatatatatatatatattatttttttaaggtgtaacttattttattttttttctaatattgtATCATTTGTGTAGTGATGTTTATAAAGAGATGAtgagaaaaacagtttttataataaagaaataatgaAAGGTTTTGTGTGTGCATGGGTAAGTGTGATACTTTGTTGACTCAGATCAAGAAATGGGGGACAGTGGACGGCCTACATGCTAAAAACAAGAGCTACGAGAGAAAGAgggacaaagagagagaaaaatcaaAGGAGGTTGACATGAATTGCTGCCAAATAGGCAATTATATCATAGCAGACCTCATTGTTACTACTCAGTACAAAAAGGGAAGGAAAAAGGCTGACAGGAAAAGATATATGGGTTCAAAAAACTTTGTGAGACAGTAATGTTATTgcttaacattaaaaataaaccaaatctCCAGCACTATTACAGATATCActaataacacaatattaattgGTTTGATGAAAACACCACAGCTGGCAATGGCGGAAGTGAATCATGATAAATATGTGAAAGGGCAAGCAGAAGTGATCTTGCGAGCATGGAAAGAAGCATGTGTATTTGAGTTTGCATGAGAACCTGTGTAGTCATGTATAGTCATCTGAAACATGCCCTGGCTTGTCACATGTCTGTATACATACTTGCGTGCTCagagcttaaaggattagttcactttaaaatgaaaattaccccaagctttactcaccctcaagccatcatactgtatatgactttcttctttcagatgaacacaatcgaagttatagtaataaatatcctgacacattcagactttataatggcagtgaacggaacCAACGAgcatgaagctcaagaaagtgcatgcATCCacccacatccatccatcataaacgtccttcacacggctccggagggttaataaaggccttctgaagcgaagcgatgcatttgtgtaagaaaaatatccatatttaacaagtttaacaagtaaaatatctagcttccgccagaccgtcttccgtattcaacttacgaaaaaagtggAACtgacgttgaatacggaaggcataggacgtagcgtaagcgttttgaactgcgagaggtgttacactttcttcgtaagttgaatatggaaagTGGTGTGGCGGaagcttcagaaggcctttattagccccccggagccgtgtggggtacatttataatggatggatgcactttcttcagctcatactcgttggtcccgttcactgccattataaagcttaaatcaggaaatttattaatatacagtgctcagcataaatgagtacaccccctttgaaaagtaacattttaaacaatatctcaatgaacacaaaaacaatatccaaaatgttgacaagtttaatataacatctgtttaacttataacatgaaagtaaggttaataatataacttagattacacatttttcagttttactcaaattagggtgatgcaaaaatgagtacaccccacaacaaaaactactacatctagtactttgtttGGCccccatgatttttaatgacagcaccaagtcttctaggcatggaatgaacaagttggtgacattttgcaacatctatctttttccattcttcaagaatgacctcttttaaagactggatgctggatggagagtgatgctcagcTTGTCTCTttagaattccccataggtgttcgattgggttcagatcaggagccactaaATCACCTTTActctgttcttcttcagaaatccaacagtggccttagatgtgtttaggatcattgtcatgttggaaaagtgcacgacgaccaagggaacggagtgatggtagtatcttctctttcagtatagagcagtacatctgtgaattcatgatgccaccaatgaaatgcagctccccgacaccagcagcactcatgcagccccacataaggacactgccaccaccatgtttcactgtaggcaccatgcatttttctttgttttcctcACCTTTGCAACACCATACAGTTTtaaagccatcagttccaaaaacatttatcttggtctcatcactccagagtatagagtcccagtagtcttcatctttgtcagcatgggccctggcaaactctaggcaggcttttttgtgcctgggctttaggagaggcttctttcgtggacagcacccatgcatgccattcctctgcagtgcacaccgt
This Ctenopharyngodon idella isolate HZGC_01 chromosome 5, HZGC01, whole genome shotgun sequence DNA region includes the following protein-coding sequences:
- the ptges gene encoding prostaglandin E synthase produces the protein MLGSDVLLCFIFYSTLLILKMYIIAIITGQVRLRKKAFANPEDAERHGGVQFCRIDPYVERCRRAQLNDMENIFPFLFLGAVYSMTGPSYAVARLHFLVFFLGRVVHSIAYLLALKAPTRSFAYVIAQVPCVSMAIQILMEVASFA